One Prunus dulcis chromosome 8, ALMONDv2, whole genome shotgun sequence DNA window includes the following coding sequences:
- the LOC117612190 gene encoding protein MICROTUBULE BINDING PROTEIN 2C-like, whose translation MIADEFHVVTEQKGRNPAQSIPTRKKRDHGDKEPSKNTSNNPDSDIFSSFSARTSAEQEELDTLRGQVGDLQRKVSEEEELLKSSKISKDQMKAIQAKLDEMKHQVSEKDALIKAAKLQLSDAKLSLADKQAALEKLQWEPMISNRKVEKLQEELDSLQGQISSFMFLFEGLMKADAIVYGEDYDISPCTVDHLPHIDDLDETRMQKVEEARKAYIIVVAAAKEKQDEESIPAAASARLHLQSLVL comes from the exons aTGATTGCAGATGAATTTCACGTT GTAACTGAACAAAAAGGGAGGAATCCAGCTCAATCCATTCCCACAAGAAAGAAGAGGGATCATGGAGACAAGGAACCCAGCAAGAATACTAGCAATAACCCTGATTCTGACATCTTTTCTAGTTTTTCCGCAAGAACTTCAGCGGAGCAAGAAGAGTTGGATACATTAAGGGGACAAGTGGGTGATCTACAAAGAAAAGTATCAGAGGAGGAGGAACTTTTAAAGTCATCGAAGATATCAAAGGACCAAATGAAAGCTATTCAAGCAAAACTTGACGAAATGAAGCACCAAGTTTCAGAAAAGGATGCATTAATCAAGGCTGCTAAGCTACAACTCTCTGATGCAAAGTTAAGC CTTGCAGATAAGCAAGCTGCTTTGGAGAAGTTACAGTGGGAACCAATGATATCTAATAGGAAAGTGGAGAAGCTTCAAGAAGAGCTCGACTCCTTGCAAGGACAGATTTCATCATTTATGTTCCTATTTGAAGGCTTGATGAAAGCTGATGCCATTGTATACGGTGAAGATTATGATATCTCACCTTGCACTGTGGATCATCTTCCTCATATC GATGATTTGGATGAGACGCGGATGCAGAAAGTGGAAGAAGCTAGAAAAGCTTACATcattgttgttgctgctgcaaaagaaaagcaagatGAAGAATCTATTCCTGCTGCAGCCAGTGCAAGGTTACATCTTCAATCATTGGTTCTCTAA